In Solidesulfovibrio carbinoliphilus subsp. oakridgensis, the sequence GAACTGCTTGTCCTGATCGACCGCCGGGGCCACCGGGAACTGCCCATCCAGGCCGACTATTTCGGCAAACGCGTCCACACCGCCCAGGGCGAACACGTGGACGTGGCCGTGGCCGAACTCGACGGCGAAGACGGCGTGCTGCTGGTCGGCTAGGGTTGTGGTCTTCCGAAAAACAGGACGGGATTTTTTTAAATAGTATAATTATTTAAACATGTTGACTTCGCAGTTCGCAAGGGATCACAAGGCGCCCCGGGTGACCCCGCCAGGGAAGGGGGAGCGCCGCCCGGGCCGGCCGCGTCCTGCCGGCTATTTGCGCGAAAAGGCCCAGGCCAGCTTTCGCAGCACGCGCGGGTCCGGGGCGTGGGGATTGTCGCCGGGACGGGGAATGGGCAGGGCGTAGCGGGCGGCGAAGGGCGTCTGCTCCAAGAGCTCGTTTATGGCGTGGGCCAGGAGCACGGGCAGGGCCAGGACGTCGGCGGCGTTGTAGGCCAAGAGCGTTTCGAGCAGGGCCGGATCGCCGCTTCGGGTGTATTCCCGCCACAGGATCACGGCGAAATAGCCGTCGGCCCCGGTCAGGCCGCCACGGTCCACGCCGTAGCGTTCCTCACACTTCTTGAGCCCGCCCTTGACGCCGATGGCGGTCAGGACGTTTCGCAGGTCGATGTGGGCCTTGGGCAGCACGGCGCGCAGGTGGGACCGCAGGACCGGCGCGTCGAAGCAGCGGCCGTTGAAGGTGACCAGCACCTTGCTCTCCAGGATGTCGGTGGCGAAGTCGTGGAGGTTTTGGCCGTGGGCGTAGGTGCGCACGGTATTGTGGCCGTCGTAGAGGGACACGGCCGTGACCTCGTTTTGCGGGGTGCCGTCGGTTTCGATGTCCACGCAGGCCAAGCCGTCGCGGAACTCGAAAAAAAGCCGCCAGGCCTCGGCCGGGGACAGGCGTTCGCCGAACCAGTCGGCGTCGCCGGCAGCCAGCCGCTCCTTGGAAAGCTCCAGCTCCTGCCGCCACATGGGAGCCTTGACGGAACCGAAGGGCGGCGTCTTTGCGTCCAGGAAGTCGTCCCAGGTGAGGATGCCGGCCGCCCAGAGGCGGCGTTCGGTGGTGGGGCCAAGGCCGGGCAGATGCACGAAAGTATGTTTGAGCACGCGAGGGCCTTACCCCTTTTGCGGTCCGGGCTCAACCTCCGTGTGTGACGGCACCAAACCTGCATGGGTTACGGGAGCCGGCGTATTTTGCCGCCGGGCTGATCGCCATTCCAAGGAAGGAGCGCCCATGTTGCGACACACCGACGCCTCGTCCCCGTCGCCCAAGGCGGCATCGCCGGCCAGGCCCGGCCGGGAAACCGTCATTGCGCGGGAAATCTACCGGGCCGGCCCGTTGCGGGACGATTTCGAACGCCTGGCCCACCCCGGCGTGCCCATGGCCGATGCCGACGTGCTGAGTTTCCTGCTCAAGTATTTTTTCGCCTCGCTCTACCCCGGTTCCGAGGACCATGCCGTTCCTTTGACGGAACTGAGCACCCTGCTCGGTCGGTTTTATGACCTGTGGTCCGAGGAAGGGGCCGACGGGGCGGTGCCCCTGGCCGGCAACGGCAGCGCTTTTCCGCTGCGCATGCTGGCCGACCTGCCGCGCACGGCCCACATCTTCCGGTCCGTGGCCAACAGGCCCCTGCCGCCGTCCCAGGTCCAGGACCCGTTCCTCGGGCTCGACCTCGGCACGGGCAGCGGCATCCTGCTGGCTGCGGCCTGGTTCCAGGCCAGGCGCAACGGCGTGTCCGAAACGCACCTCTACGGCATCGAGCGCGACCCGGACGTGGCTGCCCGCACGGACGAGATCTTCCGCTCGCTCGGCATCGGCGAGATCCGGCTGGCCGACGCCCGGCTGCCCGCCGCCTATGCCGGCCTGCCCGACGGACCCATCGCCTTTGTCGGCAACGAGAACGTGGCCGCGCCCACGGCCCGGCTGTCGGCCGAACCGTTTTCCGCCCTGCACGCCACGCTTTTCACCATGTTTTCCAAGCGGCTGCGAAACACCGTCTTTTTCCCGGAAGCCCTGGTCGTCCGCGACCGCGAGGCGGAACTCGACGTGGTGCTGTCCAAAAACAACCGCTTCCAGGTGCCCCGCCACTACCGCAACCTGCGGCTGCGGCCCCGGTCCATCGTCATCGAAGGCCGGCTCACCCGGCTGTGGCAGATCGGCAAGGACTTCAAGCCGTACATCGCCGAAGCCTGGCTCCCGGCCATGCCCGGACGCTGGTAGCCGAGGAAAGACGAATCGGGGCTCCGCCCCGAACCCCGCCAGGGCTCTGCCCTGGACCCGCCGGGGGGAATGATTCCCCCCGGACCCCCTCAAAGGGGGCACCGGCTGAAGCCCGCACATCTCATTCCATGCAGCGATAAAAAAGCCCCGGCGTCACCACCGGGGCTTTTTCTATTTTTCCCATTCAGGGGGTCCGGGGGGATGATCCCCCCCCGGACGCCGGAGGCATCTTTTCTTCTCTTCTTTCTCTCTCTACGCCGTGCAGCGCTTGCAGACGATCTCGGTGCCGATGCCGGAGTTGGTGAAAAACTCCAGGATGATGCAGTTCTCGACCCGGCCGTCGAGGATGTGGGCTTTTTCCACACCCGCGTCCACGGCTTCCATGCAGCAGGTGACCTTGGGGATCATGCCGCCGGTCAGGATGCCGTTTTGCATGGCTTCGGAAGCCTCCTTGATGTCCAGGGACGAGATGAGGGTCCGTTCCTTGTCGAGGACGCCGGGCACGTCGGTCAGGAGCACGAGGCGCTTGGCCCCGAGCGCCGCGGCCATGGCGCCGGCCACGGTGTCGGCGTTGATGTTGTAGGTCTCGCCGGCCTCGTCCACGCCGACGGGCGCGATGACGGGAATAAATCCTTGGGCGAGGAGCGTGGTAATGAGCGAGGTGTTGATGCCGGTCACTTCGCCGACCTTGCCGAGGTCGATGATTTCCGGCGGGGCGTCGCCTTTTTCCAGCACCATTTCGAGCTTTCTGGCGGTAATCAGCCGGCCGTCCTTGCCGGAGAGGCCGACGGCCGTGCCGCCGTTTAAGTTGATCAGGTTGACGATGTTCTTATTCACCTTGCCGACGAGGACCATCTCGACCACATCCATGGTGGCGTCGTCGGTGACGCGAAGGCCCTGGCGGAACTCACTTGTGATGTTGAGCTGCTTGAGCATCCGGCCGATCTGCGGCCCGCCGCCGTGGACGATGACGGGATTGATGCCGATATATTTGAGCAGGATGACGTTCAGGGCGAAACTTTTTTGCAGTTCCTCGTCGACCATGGCGTGGCCGCCGTATTTGATGACCACCGTCTTGCCGAAAAACTGGCGAATGTAGGGCAGGGCCTCCAGCAGCAGCCGCGCCTTGGCGTGTTCCCGATCCATATCTCCCGCTCCCCCCGGTTGCCGGTTGCTATAAGATGTACCGGGACAGGTCCCGGTCCTCGGCCACGTCTTTGAGTTTGTCGCGCACGTAGGCCGGGTCCACGACCACGGCCTGCCCCGACTGGTCCGACGCCTCGAAGGACAGGTCGGAGAGGATCTTCTCCATGATGGTGTAGAGCCGCCTGGCCCCGATGTTCTCGGTCTCCTCGTTGACCTTCCGGGCGAAGTCCGCCACCTCGCGCAGGGCCTCGTCGGTAAAGGTCAGGTCCACGCCCTCGGTGCCGAGCAGGGCCCGGTACTGGACGGTCAGCGCGTTTTGCGGCTCGGTCAGGATGCGATAGAAGTCCTCGGCCGTGAGCGCCCGCAGTTCCACGCGCAGGGGAAACCGGCCCTGCAGTTCCGGCACCAGGTCGGAGGGCTTGGAGAAGTGGAAGGCCCCGGCCGCGATGAAAAGGATGTGGTCGGTTTTCACCATGCCGTGCTTGGTGTTGACCACGCAGCCCTCGACCACGGGGAGCAGGTCCCGCTGCACGCCCTCGCGGGAGACGTCGGGACCCGAGCCGCCGGACTTGTTGCCGCAGATCTTGTCGATTTCGTCGATGAAGATGATGCCGGTCTGTTCCACCCGTTCCTTGGCCGTCTCGGACACCTTGTCCATGTCCACCAGCCGGTCGGACTCCTCCTGCAGAAGGACCTCGTAGGCGTCGCGCACCCGCATGTTGCGGGTCTTTTTGCGCTGGGGGAACATCTTGGAAAACATGTCCTTGAACTGGGAGCCCATCTCCTCCATGCCGGGCATGGACATCATCTCGACCTGGGGCGCGGGCACGGACACTTCCACGGGCACGAGCCGGTCGTCGAGCCTGCCTTCGCGCCAGAGCTTTCTGAGCTTTTCGCGGGTGGAGAGGTTGGCGTCGGACGGTTCGGCCGCAGGGGCCGGCGCTTCCAGGGCGGCCGGCATGGGGATGGGATTGGCCCCGGCCCGCTGAGACTCGGGCAGGAGCAGATCGAGCAGGCGCTCCTCGGCCGCCTTCTCGGCCTTGGCCGCCACCCGGTCGAGTTCCTCCTTGCGCACGAGGTTGACCCCGATCTCCATCAGGTCGCGGACCATGGATTCGACGTCGCGGCCGACGTAGCCGACCTCGGTGAACTTGGTGGCCTCGACCTTGAAAAAGGGCGATCCGGCCAGCTTGGCCAGGCGTCTGGCGATCTCGGTCTTGCCGACGCCGGTGGGGCCGATCATGATGATGTTTTTCGGCGCGATCTCGTCCCGGAGCCCCGGTTCGATCTGCTGGCGGCGCCAGCGGTTGCGCATGGCGATGGCCACCATCCGCTTGGCGTCGTTCTGGCCGATGACGTACTTGTCGAGCTGGGAAACGATTTCACGCGGCGTCATACTGGCGTGCATGCTTACTTACTCCTGGCGATACGCGGCCACGCGTGGGCCGCGATCCGTATTGTCGGCAAGGGCCTGCCTGTTACAGGCCGTCGGCCGGGCGCTCCACGGTCTCGACCACGATGCGGTCGTTGGTGAAGACGCAGATTTCGGCGGCAATGGCCATGGCCCGCTCCACGATCTCCCGGCCGGAAAGGCCCGTGTGGCGCACCAGGGCCCGGGCGGCGGCCAGGGCGTAGGGGCCGCCGGACCCGATGGCCGCCACGCCGTCGTCGGGCTCGATCACGTCGCCGTTGCCGGAGAGGAGCAGGATATTGCCGGCATCGGCCACGAGGAGCATGGCTTCCAGGCGGCGCAGGTACTTGTCCTTGCGCCAGTCCTTGGCCAGCTCCACGCTGGCCCGCACCAGGTTGCCGCCGAATTCCTCCAGCTTGGCCTCGAACCGCTCAAAAAGGGTGAAGGCGTCGGCCGTGGCCCCGGCAAAGCCGATGACCACCTTGTCCTTGTAGATGCGGCGCACCTTGCGCGCGCCGTGCTTCATGGCCACGGACTGGCCAAGCGTCACCTGGCCGTCGCCGGCCATGGCCACGCCCGTGTCCGTCTTCACGGCCAATATGGTCGTTCCACGTAATTCCATGCAATTACCTCCGGTGGAACCGGGGGAGGGAACCCCGGGCCACGCGGCCCGCAGCGAAAGGGGCACCCTTCCCCTGTCGTCCTTCCCCGAGACGCACCTGTCGCGGACGGCTTGCCGTCCGACTGGTTTTCAGGCTTTCAAAGCAAAAAATCGACCCACCTCGCCCCGTCTTCGGGGCGACGGGCCTGTGCGGCCGGCATCGGTCCGGCGACGCACGCCGCCAAGCCGGCGAGCACGCCGGACCGATGCCGGCCGCACCGACGCACCCCCGACCACGACTACCCACCACCCGTTTCCCATGCTCCCGCCCCTTACCCCGCTCAGGGGGTCCGGGGGGGATGATCCCCCCCGGCGGGTCCAGGGCAGCGCCCTGGCGGGGTCTGGGGCTCCGCCCCAGCAGGGTCCGGGGCAGGGCCCCGGCCGCCGGAGGCATTCCGACGACGGGTAAAGCGACCTCAGCTAAATAGTGCTTCCGCCACGGAACGCCAGAGGTCGAAGGCGTTTTTCCCGTGGAGGTAGACGCGGATCTCCCGGACCGGGCCGCTTTCAAGGCCTTGGCCCAGGGTCTCCAAGGCGATGCGGGCGGCCTGGTCCAGGGGATAGCCGTAGGCGCCGGTGGAGATGGCCGGGAAGGAGACGGTGGTGAGATTGGCCTCGGCCGCCCGGGCCAGGGACTGCGCGTAGGCCGAGCGCAGGGCCTCGGCCTCGCCGTCGTTGCCGCCGCGCCAGATGGGGCCGACGGTATGGATGACGTGTCGGGCGGGCAGGTCGAAGCCGGGGGTGATGACGGCCCCGCCGGCCGGCAGGCGGCCGATGCGGGCGATGATGTCCCGGCAGGCGGCGAGGAGCTTGGGTCCTGCGGCCCGGTGGATGGCCCCGTCCACGCCGCCGCCGCCGGCCAGGGCGGAGTTGGCGGCGTTGACGATGGCGTCGCCGTCGTCGGTGGTGATGTCGCCGGCGATGAGGCGCAGGACGCCCGAGCCGATGGCGTAGGAAACGGTTTCGCTCATGGATGGCCTCCTTCGGGCTCGCCGCGAGCCCCGCCAGAGAGCGGACACGGTTTTCCGAACCTCCGGACGCGTCTCCGCTCGGTTTCTTCCCCGGCCCCTACACCCTTTTGCCCCAAGACGACACCCGCAGCCTCCCCAATTCCCCCCCTTTCAGGGGGTCCGGGGGGGATCATCCCCCCCGGCCGCCGGAGGCATCTTCATCTTCTCTTCCCTTATGGAATCGCGGCCGTCGGGCCGAGGATGCAAAGGCCCGTCAGTTCCGGGGTGAAGGCCGCGCGGGCGATGGCGGCCAGATCGGACAGTGTCACCTTGTCGAGTTCGGCCGCGGTCTCCTCGATGGGGATGTGGCGGTCGAAAAGGAGGATGTTGCGGGCCAGGCGCATCATGCGGTTTTCGGTCGATTCCGCGCCGAGGTACAGAAGCCCCTTCAGGTGTTCGCGGGTGTGGTCGAGCTCCTCGGCCGTGACCGCGCCGCCGGCCACGGCGGCCAGCTCGGCCCGGACCACGGCGAGGAGTTCCTCGGTGCGCTCCGGCTCCACGGCGGCCTGGATCTCGAACAGGCCGGTATCGGACAGGCCGTTTAGGCTGGCGTAAATCGAATAGGCCAGGCCCCGTTTCTCGCGGACTTCCTGGAAGAGGCGCGAGGACATGTTGCCGCCAAGGAGCGTGGCCAAAAGGGTGTGGGCGAAGCGGTCCGGGCTGGTGTTGGCCACGGACGGGAAGGCCAGGATCACGTGGTTCTGCTCGCTCTCGCGGCGAACAGCCAGACGCGGCGGCGTGTAGGGGCCGGCCGGAGCCTTGGCCGGGGCCGGCGCGGCGGGCAGGCGCCCGAACGTTGCTTCGGCCAGGGCCAGGAGCGCCTCGTGGGACACGGCCCCGGCGGCGACCACCACGATGGCCTCCGGCCGGTAGTGGGCATGGCGCCAGTCGAGCAGGGTCTTTGGGGTCGCGGCCGTGACCGATTCCGGCGTGCCGGTGATGGGGTGGGCGATGGCCGGATTCTTCCAGGCCGCGGCCCAGAAGTCCTCGTGGACCTTGTCTTCCGGCGTCTCCTCCACCATGGAAATTTCCTGCAGGATGACGGCCTGTTCGCGGCCGAGCTCTTCGGGGTCGAGGGCCGGGTTGAGGGCGATGTCGCTGACGATGTCAAAGGCCCGGTCGAAGTGGGCGTCCATGACCCGGATATGGAAGCAGGTGGCCTCGCGGGAGGTGAAGGCGTTGGCCAGGCCGCCGAGGATGTCGAGCTCCTTGGCGATGGCCAGGGCGTCGCGGTGGGTCGTGCCCTTAAAGGCCATGTGCTCCCACAGGTGGGCCATGCCCTCCTGGCCGGGCCCTTCGTGGCGCGAACCGGCCTCGATCCACACGCCGAGGCTGGCGGTCTTGACCAGGGGCATTGCTTCCGTGACCACGCGCACGCCGTTTGGCAGGCGGGTTATCCGGCACGAACTGTCGGTAGGGGTATGTTGCGGCATGGGCTGGGGCTACGGGGGATTGGGACGCGCGTCAAGGGTGCCCGGGCCGTGCGGCCAGGGCGGGCGCGTATTTGCGGTAGAGCCCCCGGAACTGGTGGTAGGTGAGCCCCAAGACCTCGGCCGCCCGCCGCTGGTTGCCGCCGCTTCGGGCCAAGGCCCGGCCCAGGAGGTCGGTCTCGAAGGCGGCGGTCGCCTGGGACCAGGGGAGAAGAGAGGATGGTGATGAAGAGGAAGATGCCTCCGGCGGCCAGGAGAGGCGCTGCCTCTCCTGGACCTCTCCGCCGGGGGGGATCATCCCCCCCGGACCCCCCGAAAGGGGAGGGGCGGGAGTTATGGCCAGCGGGGTGGCGGGGGCGAAGGGGTGGGCGAAGGGGTCGAGGGTGACGTGGGTGATCTGGGGGCCGGGCGTTTCGAAGACGGCCCGCTCGACCACGTTTTTCAGTTCCCGGATGTTGCCCGGCCAGGCGTGGGCGGCAAGCGTGGCCAGGGCGGCCGGGGCGAAGGACGGGGGCAGGTCCCGGCCGAGTTCGGCCGCGAACCGGGCGGCGAACCGCGCGGCCAAGTACGGGATGTCGCCGTGGCGGTGGCGCAGGGGCGGCACCGGGAGCACGGCAAAGGCCAGCCGGTCGAGGAGGTCCGGGAGCAGGCGGCCGCGCCGGATAAGCTCGCGCGGATCGACGTTGACCGCCGCGACGACCCGCACGTCGACTTGCAGGGTGTCGCTGGCGCCGAGCCGCTCGAAGGTGCCGTATTCGAGGACGCGCAGGAGCTTCTCCTGGACCGCCCGGGGCGCGGCCTGCAGTTCGTCCAGGAAAAGCGTGCCCCCGTCGGCCGCCTCGAACCGGCCCGGCCGGCGGCGGGCCGCGCCGGTGAAGGCCCCGGCCTCGTGGCCGAAGAGCTCGGCCTCGAGGAGCGTGCGCGGCAGGGCGGCCAGATTGACCGTGACCAGGGGGGCTTCCCAGCGCGGGGAGTGGAAATGGAGCCTGGTTGCGGCCAGCTCCTTGCCGGTGCCGCGCTCGCCGACCAGGAGCGCGGGCCGGTTGACCCGGGCGGCGGCCGCGACCTGTTCCATGAAGGCCAGGAAGGCGTCGGACTGTCCAAGGGCCTCCAGGAGGCCCGGGGCGGGAGTGGACATGGCGAATATGACCTCTTGTATGGCTTGTAAAACCATAGTGCGGCGAAAGACGCAAACCTTCTTTGCGGACTGCGTTGCAACCCCTTGAAATACGATGCCGCGCCAAACGGCACGCCTCCTGCTAACGCTCCGGCAGCACCGCGCCTCCACGGCGCGGCCGGAGGAACGCCATGGGAATTTTCAGCCGCTTCAGGGACATCATTCATTCAAACATCAACACCATGCTCGACCGGGCCGAAGATCCGGAAAAGCTCATCCGCCTCATGATCCAGGAGATGGAGGAGACGCTGGTCGAACTGAAGGCCGACTGCGCCCGGGCCATGGCCCAGGCCGCCACGTCCGGCCGGGAGCTGGCCGCCGTCCGGGACCGGGCCGCCCGGTGGGGCGAAAAGGCCGAGCTGGCCGTGGACAAGGGCCGCGAGGACCTGGCCCGGGAGGCACTGCTCGAAAAGCGCGGCCTCGACGCCCGGGCCGAGGCCCTCGGCGCAGAGCAGGCGGCCATGGAAGGCATGATCGCCGCCTGCCGCGAGGACATCGCCCGGCTGGACGAAAAGCTGGCCTCGGCCAAGGAGCGCCAGCGGACGCTGCTGCACCGCCACATCCGGGCCACCGGCAAGAAGCGGGTGCGCGAGGATATCTCCAAGGCCGATTCGACCGAGGCCATGCTCCGCTTCGAGCAATTCGAGAGCCGCATCGAGCGCCTGGAAGCCGAGGCCGAACTGGCCGGGTCGGCGACCGGGGTGAGGCGTGCGCCCGAAGGTGAGAGCCTGGAGGCCCGCTTCGACCGCCTAGCCGCCGACGAGGACGTGGAACGCGAGCTGGCCCGGATCAAGGCCAAGCGCCAGGCCTGACCGGCGACGCCGCCGGGCGCTTGACGCGGGCCTGGCCCGCGTGAAATCCTCGGTGTCGTCCCGGAAATCCACTTCTGGCCGTCAACAAGGCGTCACGGGACGACGCGGCCGACAACGGGCCGGGAAGAAGGTCTCTTTCGACCCGGCCGCAAGGAACAATCATGATGGGACTTTTGACGGCACTGGTCATGGCCGGAGCCACGGTGGTCGGCCTGGTCATCCTTGGCACCATTTTCCTCCTCGGCGTGCGGCTCCTGCGCCCCGGCGCGGCCAAACCGCGCGGCAGCGACGCCGAGGAGGCGCAGCTTCTCCAGGAGATCCACCGCAGCCTCTCCCGCCTGGAAGAGCGCGTGGAAACTCTCGAAACCCTGGTCCTCGAACCCAGGGCCACCAAGGGAGACGGACAATGAGGCATTACAGCCAATGGCGTCTGGACCGGCTCTACCGGTCCCGGTCCGGCCTCTTCCTTGGCGTCTGCAAGGGGCTGGCCCGGTTCCTCGATGTTCCGGTCTTCTGGTTCCGGGTCTTCATCCTGGTCCTGACTCCCTTCACCGGGGTCTGGCCCATGGTCGGAGCCTACCTGATCGCCGGCTTCCTCATCAAACCCGAGCCCGTCCTTCCCCCGGACTCGGACGAGGAGCGGGCCTTTTACGACGACTACGTCGCCTCCCGGGCCAATGCGCTGGGCCGGGTCAAGCGCCGCTTCGAACGCCTCGACCGCCGCATCCGCCGGCTGGAGGACCACGTCACCTCCCGCGAATACGACTTCGACCGCCGGCTGTGGCACCCCTGACCTTCCCCGGGCCGGAACCACGTTCCGGCCCGGTTTCCCGTCCGCTCAGTTGCCGGCCGCCGCGACCAGCCTCTCGCCTAAGGCGAAGGCCCTGGCGCAGTCCTCGGGAAACACCTCCTCGCGCCGTCTGGCCTTGGCCGCCG encodes:
- a CDS encoding ribonuclease H-like domain-containing protein, whose translation is MLKHTFVHLPGLGPTTERRLWAAGILTWDDFLDAKTPPFGSVKAPMWRQELELSKERLAAGDADWFGERLSPAEAWRLFFEFRDGLACVDIETDGTPQNEVTAVSLYDGHNTVRTYAHGQNLHDFATDILESKVLVTFNGRCFDAPVLRSHLRAVLPKAHIDLRNVLTAIGVKGGLKKCEERYGVDRGGLTGADGYFAVILWREYTRSGDPALLETLLAYNAADVLALPVLLAHAINELLEQTPFAARYALPIPRPGDNPHAPDPRVLRKLAWAFSRK
- the argB gene encoding acetylglutamate kinase, producing MDREHAKARLLLEALPYIRQFFGKTVVIKYGGHAMVDEELQKSFALNVILLKYIGINPVIVHGGGPQIGRMLKQLNITSEFRQGLRVTDDATMDVVEMVLVGKVNKNIVNLINLNGGTAVGLSGKDGRLITARKLEMVLEKGDAPPEIIDLGKVGEVTGINTSLITTLLAQGFIPVIAPVGVDEAGETYNINADTVAGAMAAALGAKRLVLLTDVPGVLDKERTLISSLDIKEASEAMQNGILTGGMIPKVTCCMEAVDAGVEKAHILDGRVENCIILEFFTNSGIGTEIVCKRCTA
- the hslU gene encoding ATP-dependent protease ATPase subunit HslU, which encodes MHASMTPREIVSQLDKYVIGQNDAKRMVAIAMRNRWRRQQIEPGLRDEIAPKNIIMIGPTGVGKTEIARRLAKLAGSPFFKVEATKFTEVGYVGRDVESMVRDLMEIGVNLVRKEELDRVAAKAEKAAEERLLDLLLPESQRAGANPIPMPAALEAPAPAAEPSDANLSTREKLRKLWREGRLDDRLVPVEVSVPAPQVEMMSMPGMEEMGSQFKDMFSKMFPQRKKTRNMRVRDAYEVLLQEESDRLVDMDKVSETAKERVEQTGIIFIDEIDKICGNKSGGSGPDVSREGVQRDLLPVVEGCVVNTKHGMVKTDHILFIAAGAFHFSKPSDLVPELQGRFPLRVELRALTAEDFYRILTEPQNALTVQYRALLGTEGVDLTFTDEALREVADFARKVNEETENIGARRLYTIMEKILSDLSFEASDQSGQAVVVDPAYVRDKLKDVAEDRDLSRYIL
- the hslV gene encoding ATP-dependent protease subunit HslV yields the protein MELRGTTILAVKTDTGVAMAGDGQVTLGQSVAMKHGARKVRRIYKDKVVIGFAGATADAFTLFERFEAKLEEFGGNLVRASVELAKDWRKDKYLRRLEAMLLVADAGNILLLSGNGDVIEPDDGVAAIGSGGPYALAAARALVRHTGLSGREIVERAMAIAAEICVFTNDRIVVETVERPADGL
- a CDS encoding O-acetyl-ADP-ribose deacetylase — encoded protein: MSETVSYAIGSGVLRLIAGDITTDDGDAIVNAANSALAGGGGVDGAIHRAAGPKLLAACRDIIARIGRLPAGGAVITPGFDLPARHVIHTVGPIWRGGNDGEAEALRSAYAQSLARAAEANLTTVSFPAISTGAYGYPLDQAARIALETLGQGLESGPVREIRVYLHGKNAFDLWRSVAEALFS
- a CDS encoding M16 family metallopeptidase; protein product: MPQHTPTDSSCRITRLPNGVRVVTEAMPLVKTASLGVWIEAGSRHEGPGQEGMAHLWEHMAFKGTTHRDALAIAKELDILGGLANAFTSREATCFHIRVMDAHFDRAFDIVSDIALNPALDPEELGREQAVILQEISMVEETPEDKVHEDFWAAAWKNPAIAHPITGTPESVTAATPKTLLDWRHAHYRPEAIVVVAAGAVSHEALLALAEATFGRLPAAPAPAKAPAGPYTPPRLAVRRESEQNHVILAFPSVANTSPDRFAHTLLATLLGGNMSSRLFQEVREKRGLAYSIYASLNGLSDTGLFEIQAAVEPERTEELLAVVRAELAAVAGGAVTAEELDHTREHLKGLLYLGAESTENRMMRLARNILLFDRHIPIEETAAELDKVTLSDLAAIARAAFTPELTGLCILGPTAAIP
- a CDS encoding sigma 54-interacting transcriptional regulator — its product is MSTPAPGLLEALGQSDAFLAFMEQVAAAARVNRPALLVGERGTGKELAATRLHFHSPRWEAPLVTVNLAALPRTLLEAELFGHEAGAFTGAARRRPGRFEAADGGTLFLDELQAAPRAVQEKLLRVLEYGTFERLGASDTLQVDVRVVAAVNVDPRELIRRGRLLPDLLDRLAFAVLPVPPLRHRHGDIPYLAARFAARFAAELGRDLPPSFAPAALATLAAHAWPGNIRELKNVVERAVFETPGPQITHVTLDPFAHPFAPATPLAITPAPPLSGGPGGMIPPGGEVQERQRLSWPPEASSSSSPSSLLPWSQATAAFETDLLGRALARSGGNQRRAAEVLGLTYHQFRGLYRKYAPALAARPGHP
- a CDS encoding PspA/IM30 family protein, yielding MGIFSRFRDIIHSNINTMLDRAEDPEKLIRLMIQEMEETLVELKADCARAMAQAATSGRELAAVRDRAARWGEKAELAVDKGREDLAREALLEKRGLDARAEALGAEQAAMEGMIAACREDIARLDEKLASAKERQRTLLHRHIRATGKKRVREDISKADSTEAMLRFEQFESRIERLEAEAELAGSATGVRRAPEGESLEARFDRLAADEDVERELARIKAKRQA
- a CDS encoding PspC domain-containing protein — translated: MRHYSQWRLDRLYRSRSGLFLGVCKGLARFLDVPVFWFRVFILVLTPFTGVWPMVGAYLIAGFLIKPEPVLPPDSDEERAFYDDYVASRANALGRVKRRFERLDRRIRRLEDHVTSREYDFDRRLWHP